ACAAAAGGTTGATTTACTTTTTCCAATTCTTCTAATATATCCATCGTGCGGCTATCACCTGTTAAACACGTTTGGAAAGTATTCGTTCTTAATTGCTTAAACTGCTCCAATCGCTTGAGTGTATCTTTAGAATAAGTCTCCCACCATTTGAGAATGGAAAATAAAGGTTTACACATTTTTCCATGCTTCGCGCAATAATAGGTAGTAGTGACTGGCTCTTTGAGAGTTGCGAGGTCGGCGTGAGTTGTAGCACGACAAGAGCGAATGGTGCGACTTAGGATAACGCTGATTATGTTCTTGGTGTCTGGATTTTTTATCTTTTTGATTTCTTTAAATACAAATTCAATTTCATTTCGGACATGCTCGGAATACCATTTATCTAAAAAGCTATCCATTTTATCCTGACGGAGTTGGATTTTATACTTTTTAATGAGCTTATTGTATATCGGGAGAAATTCTTTTTCTTTTTCATATCCATACACGTCTTCATTAATCTCATGACGTTGGACTCTATATTTGTAATCTGGAACCGGAAAGTATTTTTGATTGAACTCGTATAATTCTTTTAGAAGTGTTTCTTCAAATTCTTCTGTGTTCGTCTCGGATAAAAATGCTTTGAGTGCTTTTGCGATTCGGTGTAATTCTGTCTCAACATCTAATAGGTTGTAGTCGGTAACTTTAGAATTCCCAATTTTAGAATTGAATGCCGATATATCGAGACCAACAGCGTGTAGCCCCAACTCAGACGCTTGCACCATAGTCGTTCCACTTCCTGAAAATGGATCGAGCACAATATCGTCTTTTTTAAAATATAGTTCCTTCTTAAAATCGTCTGTGTGGGAATCTAAAAAATATTCCACTAATTGTGGAATGAATTTTCCTTTATAAGGATGAAGTCTGTGAACATGCTTGGTGGTTTCTGCTTCCGTATATTGATCAAAAGACAAAGCCCAGTTTAAATCTTCGCCTAGTTGGTCTTTCCAGGCTAATTGCCGTTTGCCGTTATAGGATTCGTAATAATGTAAAAGCTCTTCTTTGG
The Leptospiraceae bacterium genome window above contains:
- a CDS encoding site-specific DNA-methyltransferase yields the protein MQKLNTHKREAVLFPTEEFLSIKEASQWATQHLGKNVTSSNISYLVQYGKIAKIGSNGSTQVSKEELLHYYESYNGKRQLAWKDQLGEDLNWALSFDQYTEAETTKHVHRLHPYKGKFIPQLVEYFLDSHTDDFKKELYFKKDDIVLDPFSGSGTTMVQASELGLHAVGLDISAFNSKIGNSKVTDYNLLDVETELHRIAKALKAFLSETNTEEFEETLLKELYEFNQKYFPVPDYKYRVQRHEINEDVYGYEKEKEFLPIYNKLIKKYKIQLRQDKMDSFLDKWYSEHVRNEIEFVFKEIKKIKNPDTKNIISVILSRTIRSCRATTHADLATLKEPVTTTYYCAKHGKMCKPLFSILKWWETYSKDTLKRLEQFKQLRTNTFQTCLTGDSRTMDILEELEKVNQPFVKLVKKQKIKGIFSSPPYVGLIDYHEQHAYAYDLFGFERNDNLEIGPMFKGQGREAKENYIKGISDVLNNCKKFLVKDYDVFLVANDKYNMYPTIAENAGMQIVNQYKRPVLNRTEKDKAAYAEIIFHLKRK